In Acinonyx jubatus isolate Ajub_Pintada_27869175 chromosome A3, VMU_Ajub_asm_v1.0, whole genome shotgun sequence, a genomic segment contains:
- the TRIB3 gene encoding tribbles homolog 3, with amino-acid sequence MRATPLAAAAGAPSRRKRWELDNDLDTECPIRKQARIGPQPRLPSCPLPPSPLPAPAHACAGTTASRLGPYVLLEPEEGGRAYWALHCPSGTEYTCKVYPAREAQAVLEPYSRLPPRGHVARPADVVAGPHHLYTFFPRPHGDMHSLVRRRRRLPEPEAAALFRQMAAALAHCHQHGLVLRDLKLRRFVFTNEERTKLVLENLEDACVLNGPDDSLWDKHACPAYVGPEILSSRASYSGKAADVWSLGVALFTMLAGHYPFQDSEPALLFGKIRRGAFALPEGLSAPARCLVRCLLRREPAERLTATGILLHPWLREKPIPSAPPRSHLWEADQVVPEGPGLEEAEEEEGVREAGLYG; translated from the exons ATGCGAGCCACCCCTCTGGCTGCTGCTGCGGGTGCCCCCTCCAGGAGGAAGCGGTGGGAGTTGGACAATGACCTAGACACCGAGTGTCCCATCCGGAAACAAGCGCGAATTGGGCCCCAGCCCAGGCTGCCCTCCTGCCCGCTGCCCCCGAGCCCACTTCCTGCTCCAGCCCATGCCTGTGCTGGGACCACTGCCTCCCGTCTTGGGCCCTATGTCCTCCTAGAGCCTGAGGAGGGTGGCCGGGCCTACTGGGCCCTGCACTGCCCCTCAGGCACCGAGTACACCTGCAAG GTGTACCCGGCCCGCGAGGCCCAGGCGGTGCTGGAGCCCTACTCGCGGCTGCCCCCGCGGGGACACGTGGCGCGGCCGGCCGACGTCGTGGCGGGCCCCCACCACCTCTACACCTTTTTCCCACGGCCCCACGGGGACATGCACAGCCTGgtgcgccgccgccgccgcctccccgaGCCCGAAGCCGCCGCACTCTTCCGCCAGATGGCCGCCGCCCTGGCGCACTGTCACCAGCACGGCCTGGTCCTGCGCGATCTCAAGCTGCGGCGCTTTGTCTTCACCAACGAGGAGAG GACTAAGCTGGTGCTGGAGAACCTGGAGGATGCCTGTGTGCTGAACGGGCCCGACGACTCCCTGTGGGACAAACACGCGTGCCCGGCCTACGTGGGACCTGAAATCCTCAGCTCCCGGGCATCCTACTCAGGCAAGGCGGCCGATGTGTGGAGCCTGGGCGTGGCGCTCTTCACCATGCTGGCTGGCCACTACCCCTTCCAAGACTCAGAGCCTGCCCTGCTCTTTGGCAAGATCCGCCGCGGTGCCTTTGCCCTGCCCGAGGGCCTCTCGGCTCCCGCTCGCTGCCTGGTCCGCTGTCTCCTTCGACGGGAGCCAGCCGAACGCCTCACGGCCACGGGCATCCTGCTGCATCCCTGGCTGCGGGAGAAGCCGATCCCCTCAGCTCCACCCCGATCCCACCTCTGGGAGGCCGATCAGGTGGTCCCTGAAGGGCCGGGGTTGGAGGAGGCCGAGGAAGAGGAGGGGGTAAGAGAAGCTGGTCTATATGGCTAG